One part of the Schistocerca piceifrons isolate TAMUIC-IGC-003096 chromosome 2, iqSchPice1.1, whole genome shotgun sequence genome encodes these proteins:
- the LOC124777136 gene encoding uncharacterized protein LOC124777136 isoform X1: MFNRRFCRLCLWNDPKLVQLNQEDERNHDNLIHKIEFCLETKVSKDDKHSRYVCPKCVHKIDLFYVFKTNCKRADKLQKLSKDRVPQSGKIGICASNENIQVVGSSEKTLYGVLDEQVNEEYQDPNQTWLSNSPSVLKNPSQDIINTEHSKNRSNNCCYLTGVDHYHDNDEECMLEEEVFPPEDLRHADESVTPLLNNTCPSDNGTSGTEAPTSTYAASSVALVAENDENQRNTNNILSNSSCVTSTCASSVYSDEVMWTSSEITHHTVQQQVSNNSSDVSKSDCVGQPFVLNVDWNELSDYKNGAYNGIYLTGVNENGESTNFLVYTDKVFYTNAILYDAFLHDLPLQTVLEGPTFVPSFSPSFIRCSYCEKLFRCMRSHVLHKSVCQKFFQCRHCRKKFVSKILRQLHYLNECVFRRVCHDHGYAQGQTHKVTEQTLMRMAKVHLHRLHICTKCNNIFRTDGHLIRHKTTCQRRPYHCRSLLRVSRTCETLKCFGNRTLKNLDMYPINNLIKDSYMANVKSISSTTNAESNHCMLRSNNLSVKTRSAVSTQSKTTVKRKDISDSTSVLYAVGLVKKN, translated from the exons GTGTCAAAAGATGATAAGCATTCAAGATATGTCTGTCCTAAATGTGTGCACAAGATCGACTTGTTTTATGTGTTCAAGACCAATTGTAAAAGAGCTGATAAACTTCAGAAATTGTCAAAAGACAGAGTGCCACAAAGTGGAAAGATAGGCATTTGTGCCAGTAATGAG AACATCCAGGTTGTAGGCAGCAGTGAAAAGACGCTGTATGGAGTCCTGGATGAGCAGGTCAATGAAGAATACCAGGATCCAAATCAGACATGGTTATCAAATAGTCCCAGTGTTTTGAAAAACCCATCTCAAGATATAATTAACACAGAACACAGTAAAAATCGAAGTAATAACTGCTGCTACTTAACAGGAGTTGATCATTACCATGATAATGACGAAGAATGTATGTTAGAAGAAGAAGTTTTCCCACCGGAAGATCTGAGACATGCTGATGAATCAGTTACACCATTACTGAACAACACTTGTCCCTCAGATAATGGTACATCTGGAACTGAAGCACCAACATCAACGTATGCTGCTTCCTCTGTGGCCCTTGTTGCAGAAAATGACGAAAATCAGAGAAATACCAATAATATCCTGTCTAATTCTTCCTGTGTTACAAGTACGTGTGCATCAAGTGTGTATTCGGACGAGGTTATGTGGACATCATCCGAAATCACACACCATACAGTTCAacaacaagtttcaaacaattcttcAGATGTTTCTAAGAGTGACTGTGTTGGACAGCCATTTGTGTTAAATGTGGATTGGAATGAACTATCTGACTATAAAAATGGAGCATATAATGGAATATATCTAACAGGTGTGAACGAAAATGGAGAGAGTACTAATTTCTTAGTTTATACTGACAAAGTGTTCTACACCAATGCAATCTTGTATGATGCCTTCTTGCATGATTTACCCTTGCAAACAGTTCTTGAAGGACCCACATTTGTTCCTTCCTTCTCCCCAAGTTTTATCAGATGCTCCTATTGTGAAAAACTGTTCAGATGTATGAGGAGTCATGTCTTGCATAAAAGTGTTTGTCAGAAGTTCTTTCAGTGCAGACATTGTAggaagaaatttgtttcaaaaattttaagaCAGCTGCATTATCTGAATGAATGTGTTTTTAGAAGGGTATGTCATGATCATGGATATGCTCAGGGCCAAACACATAAAGTAACAGAGCAAACTTTAATGAGAATGGCAAAGGTTCATTTGCACAGACTACACATTTGCACCAAGTGCAACAATATTTTCAGAACTGATGGCCATCTGATTAGACATAAGACAACCTGCCAAAGAAGACCATATCATTGCAGATCACTTCTAAGAGTTTCTAGGACATGTGAGACCCTAAAATGCTTTGGAAACAGAACATTAAAAAACCTAGACATGTATCCAATTAATAATCTTATAAAAGATTCTTATATGGCTAATGTTAAAAGCATAAGCTCCACTACTAATGCTGAAAGTAATCACTGCATGCTCAGAAGTAATAACTTGTCAGTTAAGACACGTTCTGCAGTCTCCACCCAAAGTAAAACTACTGTTAAGAGAAAAGATATATCTGACAGCACATCAGTTTTGTATGCTGTTGGCCTTGTGAAGAAGAATTAG